The following nucleotide sequence is from Toxoplasma gondii ME49 chromosome IV, whole genome shotgun sequence.
CCTACCCTGGCAGCCCCTAGACGTCGAAACGGTGTCCACGCCCTCATCCGAGCAGCCGGCTCCAGATGGTGCGCATCATTATCCTCATCAAGCTCACGTACAAAACTCCTACCTCCTTGGTCCCATTTGCATACGATTGGCCACCACCCAACCAAGGAAATCGCGTTCCGCTCTCGACACTAGATGTCTGACTACTTACAACCGTATTCTGCAAAGGGAATGCACACTGGCAAGACAAAAGCCATATAGTGGACGCATCAAGGTCCATATGAGACGGTGCGTAAACGGGAACTCCTTGTTACCGTAGGAGCATCTCCTTGTAACTAACCAAACCATTTCCTCCCAACGCAGATTTCACCGCCCCGCGGACGACCTGACATTGATAAGCATGCTTTCTCGTGACCACGCTTCACCAAGTGCAACAAcacctctgtctcgccgctAACAAGTACATCTCGCCTCTCACACAGTTCATCGAATACACGCGCCAAATTGCGCTGGAACCCCAGATCGTACTCAGCCCTTGATATATCGGTTCTTTTGCCCGGTCCTTCATTGCGCCCACCGGTGTCTCTTGCACAGACGTTCTACAATACGTCCGCACTTCCATGCATGAGCCTGAATAAGCTGCCTCCCTCAGCTACCGTCCACTGTCGCCAACATGACCCTGCCAATGCTCCTGAGTCATTCTCGGGCGCACGCACAGCCTCTTCAAAGCACTGGCACACACTTTCCCTCATTGTCCAGACATTTTGGAGCAAAACCACAATCCATCAGACACCGCAGGGTGAGAGACTTGCGACCGTCTTCCGCACGCCTGCTCACAAATTTGGCTACAAGTGCAGCCGCCCGacccctctcttcctctcacaTTCCAAGAAGAGCATATCCCACAACCAGTCACGGCGTCACTGTCCCCAGCAATTCCACAGCGGCTGCATACTTGCGTCATATGTTTGCCTTCTAGATCGCCGTGCATACGTAGACGGATGTCCTCAAAACGACCACAGTAAAGTCCATAGTGGTTTGTCAACAACCCTCTTTCCACCACTGCGCCTAATCCCAAAAGTAGCTACTTCATATTGAGCAGCACATCCACACTCGCACCGTTCGGCATCCACAAGCTGTGCTCAGTAACCACAATCATACAAACGCCACACAGCATGGGGGCACTAAATGATGCACATCACGCTAAAAGAGTGTGAAGTAGCCTCACGACGGCATTGCACTCTCCGTGGCCTCTTATCACGCACTGCAGTAGAAGTCCTCCCAGCGAAAGCTGGCGGAGAGGGAGGATGGAGCCATCTAACTCCCCCAAAAGACCATGACGGTCGAAGGCACGTTGTCATGGTTCGCACAGGCGTCGCCTGCAAAACACGCTACAACGTCAAACTTAAATTGAATTTTCCTAGACTGTTCCGTGCCAAACTGCATCAGTGGCAAGCTACACGAGTTCACGTGGGAAAAGCCGCAAATCATCGCAATTCGCCTGATGGGCTGGTCTCTTGTATGCCTTCACGCCACCCGAAACAACTCCCTCGCTGCCCATTCATACCTCCTTGTCCTGGCGGAGCACGCCGTTTCAACTCGCACCCCAAAAGGATGCGCCAACAGCCAATACGGTTGAGAAACTTTCCAAGCGAGCCGAGTATTGTGACGACTCCACTCTGAGGATAGGAACGCATCCCCCTTGCCGACGGACGCCCTAACTAGCCTATGCAGCGCCACCACAACCCTGTGCGACCGATTATACCCTCGGGGAGCAGCCATGCATTCTGCATCCTCGACGATGCCCCTTCATCACAGACCACGCCACGTTGCCAGAAGCTCGTAAAAAACACAGGTGTTGTACAGGTTGCTTTTCATATACCAGAAAAGCCAGTGAATAACCGAAGTACGCGTGACGCGTCCACTTTCAATAAGGCAAAACAGATGGTTTCTTGATCTATTCCAGTAATGCAAGTTTTTCTCGTACGTGTCCATGGTGGTGCAACTTGGGGTGCTTTCACACACCTACGCTTGACGGTCGACAGGCGTAATGTCGCCCCGGAATCCAGTATCCGATTCAACACCTGTCCGCGCCATTGCACCGCTCCCCTGACGACAATGTAGATTCGATTTTGATGGGGTAAGGCTGTTCACGGATCAACATAACACTTGAGAACTCGCTCTCTAGCGCGTCTAACAAAAATGGTGTTTCACCGGTGATGTTCACTCAGAGAAAACCAAGCTGAAAAAGTGAAACCCTGCGACATAGCGTATCTTCAAGGCAAGTTCCAAAAACAGATTCCGGTGGTGAAACGCCGGCGAAAGACTTTCAACTTCTGAAATATTGGTCACGCCGAGTTGTGTTGTTAACGGAAAGGACAGGAAGTTTATCAGCACCATCTTGTGACAGAGCCAAGCTTACACATTTTTCGTCGTCCCCGCCGCCTGCTGCAAGTCGCCttcctgtgtttccttcGGCTTCTCTACCGATGTCTTTTAGCAACTGATTCCGGCACTGATGTAGCTTGGCAGAAGCCAGCAGTAGCGCCGCGACAGCTGTCAGGAAAAGGGCCACCTTGGCCGCAGTCAGCGTTTTCGTACGACGTAGCAACGCTGTACTCTTTTCAGTAGGACTCGCTCTGCAGTGCAACAGACAGGCACACATTTTTTCTGTAATCCTGGATAGACTCTGTAAAACTGGAGCAGTGCTGGAACTGAGGAAGTGGCCGTGTGTGAATCCAAGGTGGCGGCAAGGACGTACTTGGCAAGGTATACTGCTTCTGGATGCCGACAATGGCGTTAGGTTCGCACATTAAGGAACGACTCTTCGGAAGACACCGCCAAGCATGACAAAAACCCATATCGCTTCGACTGTTGAACTTAACTGGACAGGAGGGTTTGTTTCGTCGTATCATATGCGTGCCCCCACATCTGTTCGTGGATTGGGAAGCGTCAACGTCCAAGCTCAACGTGTCAACCCTACCTCTTTGACCTCTTCAAGATAAGCGGAACTCGTGTTCGTTGTTGGTCGGTTTCGGACGGTGTGGCCAATGGTGCTGTCCCCGATGGTGCATGGTCGGCAGCAAAACCGCTGTTGGTAACTGGTGATGTATCCAAACTTTCTTGCGTCATTGCCCAACTCCAGATAGAGCGACTCTGCATGTCGCATAacagaaggacgaaaaacGCCAGCGTGGCTGCGGACGACGAATACCTCATCATGTGCGTCATCTTAACATATGACAGGTCACGTGTTCCAGCATTATCTCAATTCCACTGTGCACGGGGTATGCGCCGGGGCGTTCACGAGGTTTTTGTTATCATAGTATAAGCAAAATTCACCGTCAGAGAAGTCCAATTTCCTTCCCTTTACTCTCTTCTAAAGTAGAGGTACTCCGATGATGGAAGCAAACGCTAAACTAGGTACTGTGACGGACCGTCGATACCGCGCCGGAACGTCGATACCGTGCCGCGAGACGACACCCTACCCCGGGAAACTGGCACTGTAGCCCCACGCGTGCCGCCTGCGGTCAGAGGGTATCACTGCCGTATAACGTCACTTTGCCGCACACAGAAAAATGAGAGGTATGTCTTTTTGTCCAGAAGACTGGAATTGGGACACTAGTATAACGCGGAAACATCACACGAGTGCTGCAAGTTTGAATTGGTTACAATCGCGTACGAGTCAGAAGGCATGGAGTTGTCAAGCAGGTGGCGCCCCCCCCGCCCCCTGTTCAGTTTGCAGTGTCACCGCCGAGGTTCGGGCAACACGATGTGAAAAATTACGTCCCTCCTCAACTCTTAGGATTCGAGAAAAAGGTTTGGAAGCTCTACTCGATAGTTCGCATATTCCAAGTGAATGCTGACTTCCGCACCATCGAAACGAGGAAGATCACGAGCCATCGAGAGGCTGCATATACACCACACGGACACGCATACCCAAGGACACAGACAGAGCCAGAAAGCGGCCGTCCATATGATGCAAGGTCACACAGACATCCAGAATCGTGATGTGAGAGGCCCTCAGTGTAGCGGCATGATTTTTTTGGATATGCGGAAAGTATACCTTCTTCAACATCCGAGTTATGAGTGTCCTGCAGCCGCAAGAGTCCACTCCCTGCAAAATCGTGTGGCGCCCCAGCCCCTTGCCTCCTTTCAATCTTTTATCCTAAACTACCAGAAAGGCACGCCGCTGCCGGAAAATTTTTTGCGCAGCGGAATCACGCAAGGTAGCGTTTCAgtggtttccttcttcatcctAGTGTAGACTTGCTACAATGAACGTGGTGGAATGTCCTCAGTTAATTCTGCCATGAACCCCCTCATACGCAAGGGTTCCTTTCCTTATGTGCGTTGGTAGGGGACCCTAGTGGTGTCGCAGAGCTCCATACAGATGTTGCCGATGTCTTTTTCCCCATTCGCTCTAATGTCTTGAAATGAAGCGGTGCTGCTGCGGGAGAACCAGACCCACTGACTAGTCACCGCTGACCCAGTCTAACCACGATTGGTGGAAGTTGCTTTGCAGGCACTTTGGTCCCCGGCGCAGATAGTGACATCTGTGTAGCAAGCAAATATGTTCTACGCCTGGGAGCAGCGATGGTTACATTTTCAAAACAAAGGTGCATCGTCCGTGAATTTTCAGCCGCGTGCCTTCTGCTTAATATGCCTCATCACCTATGGCAAAGCTGTgagcaacgcatgcacctaTAAAATGTCTCCAAGGCAACGCGTCACACACAAACGAGTGGAACGTTGTCACGTTGTGGGTCGTTTCCCACAGTAACGATCTCGAGTTGTACTTCAGTTTGTACATTGATTGTCCTTGGTTTTAAAAAGCTTGCCTTCAAAGGCATCAGGTACACTCTAGTTACTTTACAACAAAGCGGCCTTGCCCCATATGCAGTAGCCTGTTACAGAGACTCGACGTTAAACACACAGCTGACGAGCCGGTTACAAGTTTCATGGTCACCGTCTGTGGCTTGGAAAGGCAGAATGTGAAAGCGATGCAAAGATTTCAAGCTTCCTAGGCTCAGATGCTGAAGCCTGCCAAAGCATAAGGTAATGATGTAGGCAAAAGACACATGCGAGGTCCAGCCAATCACCTTAGTCGCACAGAGGCCTGCATCTGGAGACGAGTGACGCAAGCAGCCCTCGCCGGTCGCCGACATTGACATTACTATATGTTTTGCGCATGGCGATCGGCCTGAGAACGAACGCTACAGCTCTATAAGTGCGGACAGCTTTGTGTTGTCCTGCTTTGTGCCCGCCGTTGGTACTTGTCACATTTGTGTCAACTGACGTCGTAGTGTACTCTGGCATGACGAGTTATTACTTCTCTTTGCGTGTGACATGAATGCGTTAGTGTACAAATGACTTCCGCTGGCATCGCTATCAAACGGCTGGGACAAACAAATTCCGTCTCGGCGTGAGGCTTGTCCCTCGCGCCTACGTTCTCCTCCAGGATTGAGCTAGAACCTATCGGAACCACGTACCTTGGACGTTCAGGCCGATCGATCTTTCTGGACACGTCTTCGATCAATTCCTCATTGTGTCCTGTACAGTTCTTCTGTGACATTTTATTCGTATGCACTCGAAAGAAAGCTGAGGTAGACCTCTACTAACTGGGCACATGCGGGTGTGTTCAGTCGCTGCTTGCAATGCAGGTCAACAGCGTATCGCGCTCTATTTGTCGCCAGACAAATCCATTCACGCGAATACTGAGACAAACAGAATGGGTAATGAACATGGCAATTCAAACTGACTGCAACGGTACACCAGCCTGGCTGCCAGTACACTGTTAACGCATGTGTCCAGGGAAACAAGGCTCGAATGAAGGAATCACTAGGCAGGACACTACGTACATGTGCTGACGCCGACAAAGTTTAGCGTATTATGAAACCGGTTTATAAGATCCAGACTGAGATATGAACGTGGTTCTCTTGTCTAGTCGACAAAAATTGAATGTCCTGGACAGTGATGCCGCCAGCTGAGAACAAACTATGCTCGGACGGGGCGAACGCCAGTGTAGCAATATGCTGGGCGGCAGACAAACACAGCGCCATTAGACAAAGCAGTAACAGAAAATAGACTGCTGATCCAAATATGTGTTGGTACCGTGCCTGCAATTGTAGTTGTGTGCAGCTTGAACACATCTTAAGCGGTGAGAACTTCAACAAGAGGTGAACGAACGCCGTACCTCGTGTCCTTCCGTGAGAAACCCAATCCTCCGCACGCATGCTCTAACGTACGACGGCACGTCAAGCGGAGTTATGCGCCTTGTTCCTTCTTATCGCTCTGAGCCTACCGTTTCCAGAGCATGCACGACGGATTTCGTTTCTGACATGCTTCACATGTTTCCATGCATACCCCAGTTCTGCATCAGCCAGAGAATCCCAAGACACGACAACCCGTGCACGTAGCTCAGAAGGTGAGTGAACGCCAGCCAAGCAAGAGTAGAGATGTCCTCTCCTCTCAGATCCTTGTGTCCGCAAAAGGATATCTGCACAACACGAGCCTGAAGGCTATTTAGCGCTGCTAGTTGTGATGCCCGCGTGTCGCGTAGTCCCCAGTCTGGTAAACCGTACGACAGAGTGAACAACGCTAGACGCTATGTCAGGAAAGGGACAGGAAACTCGAGAGTAGCCTGATGGCGTCCACCATTAACACATGTTTCATGTTTCACTGGATATAGAAACAGCGTGCAGCGGCTGATGTGGCACAGAGTGGCTAGACCCACTCGCCTGAGCAGGTCACTCTGAAGAAACCCATGTAGTTGCCGCGTCGGTGGTTTGTCTTGTGAATACTATAACTCTTCCACCACTTCGGCGAAAGAATTCGATGTTCTGATGTTTTGCTGCTGCCCTAGTGACCGCCTGTATTTCGTTCATGATACGGTCTTCACGAGGGCCTTTACATCATCCCACACACCCACCACACCACCCCACACCAGTTCTGCCCCCATTCCGTCCCTCTTCGGGACGTCTGTCGTGTTGACAGGGCAACACAGACGAACAGGAGGCTCGAGCTCCGTGACACGAAAATACACTGATGTCGTCGCCTCATCACTCAGTGTGCACATCACTCCTGGGAAGGTGTGTCGAGGGGCCTACTTGCTGTGACTGCCGACACCCGCGACCCAGTCCACCGACAACTGTGTCCAACACCGCGTTGCTCGCAATATGCTTCCGCACCCCCGCGATCGCTGCCCCGCGAGGAACAGAGGCTCCCAGCCGCTGTCTGTATGTTCACGTGACCGCGCGCGATGTGTGCACGTtgcctttctgttttttgctCGGTGACCGGTCACGTAATCCCGACAGCGTAATCATGTTTGTGGCTCCACCGATTTCATCGCCACAACACTACACTTGGCCACGCATCAACATTGTTAGCGCAGTGTTCATCACATGTGCACTTTCGCGTATGCTTCGTCCGGTAATTGTGCGACGGGCAAGAATGAGAATCTGGTGCAGCTGAGGAAGGAACTGGTCGACATGCACTCGCGGGGCTCTAGTCAGTAGTGTCACAGCTGGAACCAATACATCTTGCTGTTCAGAAACGACCAAGAGGCAATATGTCAATCGATGATGTGAAGCACCGTCGACTGCAACCGGACATCCAGCCCAAAGGTCACTCTGGTCACTCGAGCTGCTTGACCCGCATATGGCCTCACATGACACATCGTTGCACCAACATCACTAAACGCACCGTCGACAGCCGGTTATGGGGCACTCGAGTACGACTCCAGACATCCATTTCTTGACGTCTCCAATGCCTGAGCCTTCCCCCCTCACGGGAATCGCGTCTATTTGCCAACGCGGCCGTCACATCTCATGTTGGTGCTGCACTCGACGGTGCTGAAGTGTAGTCACGACTGGGCCACGTGCTGCGTGCAGCTGGATCCACCACGGCGTGTATCTGCATGCGACACGGCCGCTATTCCTTCGTGCACTCCTGAAATGGTCTGATGTCAGGGTGACTCGTCACTGAAGCAGTCCTCTGTGTGCAAGCTGCGTTCTCGGATCCTGTTTGAGAGGATAACGGTCTCCATGAGGATACAAGTGTCGTTTCAGTCCGTGCCGATCCTGAGTATACACGATGCCGGTGCCTGACTGGTGTGAGCGAAATGTGAGTCGGCTCAGTCAGTCGTCCTGCTGGTGGTCTCGTACGCGCGGCGATGGTACTGGGAAACGTTTCTTGGGGcatttctcgttttcttgtaGAAGAAGATTGAATGCATGGGTGGTGACCGCGTGTGATCCCAGACTCAGCACGTTCGCCAAATCCGGTGTTCTCTCACAGGACGTAGGAACGCAATGAAAACAGCTGGTTTACAGATTCAGTGTCGTTACAGTGTTATGAGAGGGAGTAGTGCTTCTGACACCCGCCTCCCCCGTGTCAGCAATGGTGATGAGTTCGCATAGgatgagagaaaaaagatctCCTTGCTTTTGATTGGAAGGGACGAGGACTGACGCGAGCAAATCAGTCATCCGGACAGACGCACAGAGTTTCGAACAGCTGCCAGGGTTCAGGGGGTCAAATGGGACTTTCATCATATTTTCAATCGGAGGTGCAAGGGAATGGATGTTGCCGTAGTTTGTGGCAACTATCATGATATGGGCATTCCACGCCCCGTTCCCTGTTAGCACGTCGATATCAGATCCTGTACGTGAATGTGGGATGCTTCCTGAGACAAAGCAGCACAGAGGTTAACGAGGGAATTNNNNNNNNNNNNNNNNNNNNACATTGTTAGCGCAGTGTTCATCCATGTGCACTTTCGCGTATGCTTCGTCCGGTAATTGTGCGACGGGCAAGAATGAGAATCTGGTGCAGCTGAGGAAGGAACTGGTCGACATGCACTCGCGGGGCTCTAGTCAGTAGTGTCACAGCTGGAACCAATACATCTTGCTGTTCAGAAACGACCAAGAGGCAATATGTCAATCGATGATGTGAAGCACCGTCGACTGCAACCGGACATCCAGCCCAAAGGTCACTCTGGTCACTCGAGCTGCTT
It contains:
- a CDS encoding Toxoplasma gondii family B protein (encoded by transcript TGME49_320770~Signal peptide predicted by SignalP 2.0 HMM (probability 0.982) with cleavage site probability 0.321 at residue 31), with the translated sequence MTHMMRYSSSAATLAFFVLLLCDMQSRSIWSWAMTQESLDTSPVTNSGFAADHAPSGTAPLATPSETDQQRTRVPLILKRSKRASPTEKSTALLRRTKTLTAAKVALFLTAVAALLLASAKLHQCRNQLLKDIGREAEGNTGRRLAAGGGDDEKCGSGAMARTGVESDTGFRGDITPVDRQA